Proteins from one Oncorhynchus tshawytscha isolate Ot180627B linkage group LG16, Otsh_v2.0, whole genome shotgun sequence genomic window:
- the LOC112232557 gene encoding NAD kinase isoform X7: MSTDKPHTTLPDSRRMSVQLKNMIVYVERKVLADPVIQADESFAAVIQKFCTFREDLDDISNRVDFIICLGGDGTLLYASSLFQKSVPPVMSFHLGSLGFLTPFNFDTYQSQVTQIIEGNAAIILRSRLRVVKESREKNARVDKKGIIMTKGDSEGSRKAMQYQVLNEVVVDRGPFSYLSNVDLFLDGHLITTVQGDGVIVSTPTGSTAYAVAAGASMIHPNVPAIMITPICPHSLSFRPIVVPAGVELKIMLSRDSRNTAWVSFDGRKRQEICHGDKCVTFWPLSHCNLPPSQNTTKQKLINMEDSLMNSTQSSSNSRKHYHHYFLLPRSLHLFPGSRERLVREPGTMFTLECEKEAELP; this comes from the exons ATGTCAACAGACAAACCCCACACAACCCTCCCTGACTCTCGGAGAATGAGTGTACAACTG AAAAACATGATTGTTTACGTGGAGAGGAAGGTTCTGGCGGACCCAGTCATCCAGGCCGATGAGAGCTTTGCGGCCGTCATCCAGAAGTTCTGCACCttcagagaag ATCTCGATGACATTTCCAATCGAGTGGACTTCATCATCTGTCTTGGTGGAGATGGGACCTTACTTTACGCATCGTCACTCTTCCAG AAGAGTGTTCCACCTGTTATGTCCTTCCACCTGGGTTCTCTGGGCTTCCTCACGCCTTTCAACTTTGACACGTACCAGTCTCAGGTCACCCAAATCATTGAGG GTAACGCCGCCATCATCCTGCGCAGTCGCTTGCGAGTGGTGAAGGAGAGCCGAGAGAAGAACGCCCGGGTGGACAAGAAGGGCATCATCATGACCAAAGGAGACAGCGAGGGCAGCCGCAAAGCCATGCAGTACCAG GTGCTGAATGAGGTGGTGGTGGACAGAGGCCCGTTCTCCTACCTTTCCAACGTGGACCTCTTCTTAGACGGACACCTCATCACCACGGTACAGGGAGACG gTGTGATCGTGTCGACTCCCACGGGCAGCACTGCGTACGCGGTAGCAGCCGGAGCCTCCATGATTCACCCCAACGTGCCGGCCATCATGATCACCCCCATCTGCCCCCACTCACTGTCCTTCAGACCCATAGTGGTGCCTGCTGGGGTGGAACtcaag ATCATGCTGTCACGTGACTCCAGGAATACAGCCTGGGTGTCATTCGATGGGAGGAAGAGACAAGAGATCTGCCATGGAGACAAGTGCGTGACCTTTTGGCCCCTCAGTCATTGCAACCTCCCCCCTAGTCAAAATACCACCAAACAAAAGCTGATAAACATGGAAGATAGCCTGATGAACTCAACCCAAAGCTCATCTAACTCCCGCAAG cATTACCATCACTACTTCCTGCTTCCCCGTTCCCTCCATCTGTTTCCAGGATCCCGTGAACGACTGGTTCGAGAGCCTGGCACAATGTTTACACTGGAATGTGAGAAAGAAGCAGAACTACCTTAG
- the LOC112232558 gene encoding uncharacterized protein LOC112232558 isoform X2 translates to MEEIRPLLSNQPWEGSDLPSPNLRPRHQELIPTPCGPIKPWSELSCLVKLYFCFTIASLLALLALTLTNIYRQSMATYSYEDDFTVSLIQLVGILFCIYYITRGILQENRQELIVFVLSVLVVMMRSVVNFMVLPLQDRKDLLLLCLCILIMTSGTTMSFTNSIILGFGVVWACLTAAMGAIAVLKEAKQLVWVFVLLNVPEVAYFVYLMYRISVHWGQDKTYTLEAAAMTGAGISVLIKGVLFWSLFRLARSFGQGLRERMFSSDKQ, encoded by the exons ATGGAAGAGATACG TCCACTGTTGAGCAATCAGCCGTGGGAGGGCTCAGATCTCCCATCCCCAAACCTGAGACCAAGGCACCAGGAACTGATTCCAACGCCATGTGGTCCG ATAAAGCCTTGGTCAGAGCTGTCATGCTTGGTGAAGCTTTACTTCTGCTTCACCATCGCCTCTCTACTGGCACTATTGGCCCTCACACTGACAAACATCTACAGGCAAAGCATGGCAACCTACAGCTATGAGGACGACTTCACTGTATCTCTCATCCAACTGGTTGGAATTT TGTTCTGCATATACTACATCACCAGGGGAATCCTGCAGGAGAACAGGCAGGAGTTGatagtgtttgtcctcagtgtgtTGGTGGTCATGATGCGCTCTGTGGTCAACTTCATGGTGCTCCCTCTCCAGGATAGAAAGGACCTGCTTCTG CTGTGCCTTTGCATACTGATTATGACGTCAGGTACAACCATGTCCTTCACGAACAGCATCATCCTGGGCTTTGGAGTGGTCTGGGCCTGCCTTACCGCAGCCATGGGGGCTATCGCA GTTTTAAAAGAAGCCAAGCAGCTGGTTTGGGTCTTTGTCCTTCTTAATGTGCCGGAGGTGGCCTACTTCGTGTACCTGATGTACAGG ATCAGTGTACACTGGGGGCAGGATAAGACGTATACACTGGAGGCCGCTGCTATGACTGGAGCGGGGATCTCAGTGCTGATCAAAGGCGTGCTTTTCTGGTCTCTCTTCCGATTGGCGCGCAGCTTCGGCCAGGGcctgagggagagga tgTTTTCATCGGACAAGCAGTAA
- the LOC112232558 gene encoding uncharacterized protein LOC112232558 isoform X1 has protein sequence MEEIRPLLSNQPWEGSDLPSPNLRPRHQELIPTPCGPIKPWSELSCLVKLYFCFTIASLLALLALTLTNIYRQSMATYSYEDDFTVSLIQLVGILFCIYYITRGILQENRQELIVFVLSVLVVMMRSVVNFMVLPLQDRKDLLLVRFVCILCVGVVHVLCANLLIQRPNMMAFRVGGALESFQEQYFLINLCFSMVTFDLQAQLCLCILIMTSGTTMSFTNSIILGFGVVWACLTAAMGAIAVLKEAKQLVWVFVLLNVPEVAYFVYLMYRISVHWGQDKTYTLEAAAMTGAGISVLIKGVLFWSLFRLARSFGQGLRERMFSSDKQ, from the exons ATGGAAGAGATACG TCCACTGTTGAGCAATCAGCCGTGGGAGGGCTCAGATCTCCCATCCCCAAACCTGAGACCAAGGCACCAGGAACTGATTCCAACGCCATGTGGTCCG ATAAAGCCTTGGTCAGAGCTGTCATGCTTGGTGAAGCTTTACTTCTGCTTCACCATCGCCTCTCTACTGGCACTATTGGCCCTCACACTGACAAACATCTACAGGCAAAGCATGGCAACCTACAGCTATGAGGACGACTTCACTGTATCTCTCATCCAACTGGTTGGAATTT TGTTCTGCATATACTACATCACCAGGGGAATCCTGCAGGAGAACAGGCAGGAGTTGatagtgtttgtcctcagtgtgtTGGTGGTCATGATGCGCTCTGTGGTCAACTTCATGGTGCTCCCTCTCCAGGATAGAAAGGACCTGCTTCTG GTGCGGTTTGTGTGCATCCTGTGTGTGGGCGTGGTCCATGTCCTGTGTGCCAACCTGCTCATCCAAAGGCCCAACATGATGGCCTTCCGGGTGGGTGGAGCTCTGGAGAGCTTCCAGGAGCAGTACTTCCTGATCAACCTGTGCTTCTCCATGGTCACCTTTGACCTACAGGCCCAG CTGTGCCTTTGCATACTGATTATGACGTCAGGTACAACCATGTCCTTCACGAACAGCATCATCCTGGGCTTTGGAGTGGTCTGGGCCTGCCTTACCGCAGCCATGGGGGCTATCGCA GTTTTAAAAGAAGCCAAGCAGCTGGTTTGGGTCTTTGTCCTTCTTAATGTGCCGGAGGTGGCCTACTTCGTGTACCTGATGTACAGG ATCAGTGTACACTGGGGGCAGGATAAGACGTATACACTGGAGGCCGCTGCTATGACTGGAGCGGGGATCTCAGTGCTGATCAAAGGCGTGCTTTTCTGGTCTCTCTTCCGATTGGCGCGCAGCTTCGGCCAGGGcctgagggagagga tgTTTTCATCGGACAAGCAGTAA